Proteins encoded in a region of the Methylobacterium radiotolerans JCM 2831 genome:
- a CDS encoding MGH1-like glycoside hydrolase domain-containing protein, producing the protein MGPRADEDRDGDRGEGRDASVDWAERRRIAEQGRGERAWSLWGPYLSERQWGTVREDYSPCGNAWAALTHEDARSRAYRWGEDGLAGICDERGGLCLSLALWNGRDRILKERLFGLTNQEGNHGEDVKEVYHYLDAVPSHAYLKMLYRYPQAAFPYADLVAENGRRGREQPEYEIEETGVFDGDRFFDVTVEYAKADADDVHAVITALNRGPEPADLHLVPQLWFRNTWSWQAGPAGQARPRIARAPDGGAICTHDRLGPYRLAFDGAPDLLFCENDTNLRRHGGQPDAPGPFKDGLHAAIVDGDPAAVRRDAGTKLGLHYALRLAPGETARVRLRLSAGLRARAVDDGSLVRRRVAEADAFYEELQDGIASPDSRAIFRQAAAGLIWSKQLYCYDVRRWLEGDPLQPPPPRARAGGRNGQWRHFAAADVLSMPDTWEYPWFAAWDLAFHCLPLALLDPDFAKKQLLLLTREWYMHPNGQLPAYEWEFGDANPPVHAWATYRVFEIDRDRRGGRGDLAFLEGVFHKLLINFSWWVNRKDAQGRNVFQGGFLGLDNVGVFDRSRPPPGFGVVHQADGTAWMAMYALNMMRIALELALHNDVYESTASKFFEHFLLIAEAMTDMGGSGGGEGGGFGLWDEIDEFYYDEVDIPGGGMLPLRVRSMVGLVPLFAVEVIEPSVLHRLPDFARRLNWVLENRPHLARLVSRWTEGGVKDRKLLSLLRGHRMKALLRRMLDEAEFLSPYGVRSLSKVHRDAPYVLNELGASFTVRYDPADSTSNMFGGNSNWRGPVWMPMNFLIVEALRRFHTYYGDDFRVEYPTGSGAMLTLSAIADALEDRLIALFAKDETGRRPAFGTRPPIAPAPGAEEPLLFHEFFDGDTGRGLGAAHQTGWTALIINLLRDRARAR; encoded by the coding sequence ATGGGGCCGCGCGCGGACGAGGATCGGGACGGGGATCGGGGCGAGGGTCGGGACGCGTCGGTGGACTGGGCCGAGCGCCGCCGGATCGCCGAGCAGGGCCGGGGCGAGCGGGCGTGGTCGCTCTGGGGTCCCTACCTCAGCGAGCGGCAATGGGGGACCGTGCGGGAGGATTACAGCCCCTGCGGCAACGCCTGGGCCGCCCTGACGCACGAGGACGCCCGCTCGCGCGCCTATCGCTGGGGCGAGGACGGGCTGGCGGGGATCTGCGACGAGCGCGGCGGCCTCTGCCTTTCCCTCGCCCTCTGGAACGGGCGCGACCGCATCCTCAAGGAGCGGCTGTTCGGCCTGACCAACCAGGAGGGCAACCACGGCGAGGACGTGAAGGAGGTCTACCACTACCTCGACGCGGTCCCGAGCCACGCCTACCTGAAGATGCTCTACCGCTACCCGCAGGCGGCCTTTCCCTACGCGGACCTCGTCGCCGAGAACGGGCGGCGCGGGCGGGAGCAGCCCGAGTACGAGATCGAGGAGACGGGCGTCTTCGACGGGGACCGGTTCTTCGACGTCACCGTGGAGTACGCCAAGGCCGACGCCGACGACGTCCACGCGGTGATCACCGCGCTGAACCGGGGGCCCGAGCCCGCCGACCTCCACCTCGTCCCGCAGCTCTGGTTCCGCAACACGTGGTCGTGGCAGGCGGGGCCGGCCGGGCAGGCGCGCCCGCGGATCGCCCGCGCGCCCGACGGGGGCGCGATCTGCACCCACGACCGGCTCGGGCCGTACCGGCTCGCCTTCGACGGGGCGCCGGACCTCCTGTTCTGCGAGAACGACACCAACCTGCGGCGGCACGGCGGGCAGCCGGACGCCCCCGGGCCGTTCAAGGACGGGCTCCACGCGGCGATCGTCGACGGCGATCCCGCTGCGGTGCGCCGGGACGCGGGCACCAAGCTCGGCCTGCACTACGCGCTGCGGCTGGCGCCCGGGGAGACCGCCCGGGTCCGCCTGCGGCTGTCGGCGGGCCTGCGCGCCCGGGCCGTCGACGACGGCTCCCTGGTCCGCCGCCGGGTCGCCGAGGCCGACGCGTTCTACGAGGAATTGCAGGACGGCATCGCGAGCCCGGATTCCCGCGCGATCTTCCGCCAGGCCGCCGCCGGCCTGATCTGGTCGAAGCAGCTCTACTGCTACGACGTGCGGCGCTGGCTGGAGGGCGACCCGCTCCAGCCGCCGCCGCCCCGCGCGCGCGCGGGCGGCCGCAACGGCCAGTGGCGCCACTTCGCGGCGGCCGACGTGCTGTCGATGCCCGACACCTGGGAATATCCCTGGTTCGCCGCCTGGGACCTCGCCTTCCACTGCCTGCCGCTCGCCCTGCTGGACCCGGACTTCGCCAAGAAGCAGCTCCTGCTGCTGACCCGCGAATGGTACATGCACCCGAACGGCCAGCTCCCGGCCTACGAGTGGGAGTTCGGCGACGCCAACCCGCCGGTCCACGCCTGGGCCACCTACCGGGTGTTCGAGATCGACCGGGACCGGCGGGGCGGGCGGGGCGACCTCGCCTTCCTGGAAGGCGTGTTCCACAAGCTCCTGATCAACTTCTCCTGGTGGGTGAACCGCAAGGACGCGCAGGGGCGCAACGTCTTCCAGGGCGGCTTCCTGGGACTCGACAATGTCGGCGTGTTCGACCGCTCGCGCCCGCCCCCGGGCTTCGGGGTGGTGCACCAGGCCGACGGCACCGCCTGGATGGCGATGTACGCGCTCAACATGATGCGCATCGCCCTGGAGCTCGCCCTCCACAACGACGTCTACGAGAGCACCGCCTCCAAGTTCTTCGAGCACTTCCTGCTCATCGCCGAGGCCATGACCGACATGGGCGGGTCAGGGGGCGGGGAGGGCGGCGGGTTCGGCCTGTGGGACGAGATCGACGAGTTCTACTACGACGAGGTCGACATCCCCGGCGGCGGGATGCTGCCGTTGCGGGTCCGCTCCATGGTCGGGCTGGTCCCGCTCTTCGCCGTCGAGGTGATCGAGCCCTCGGTGCTCCACCGGCTGCCGGACTTCGCCCGGCGCCTGAACTGGGTGCTGGAGAACCGGCCCCACCTCGCCCGGCTGGTCTCCCGCTGGACCGAGGGCGGCGTGAAGGACCGCAAGCTGCTGTCGCTGCTGCGCGGCCACCGGATGAAGGCGCTGCTGCGCCGGATGCTCGACGAGGCCGAGTTCCTCTCGCCCTACGGCGTGCGCTCCCTGTCGAAGGTGCACCGCGACGCGCCCTACGTGCTCAACGAGCTCGGCGCCTCCTTCACGGTCCGGTACGACCCGGCCGATTCCACGTCGAACATGTTCGGCGGCAACTCGAACTGGCGCGGCCCGGTCTGGATGCCGATGAACTTCCTCATCGTCGAGGCGCTGCGGCGCTTCCACACCTATTACGGCGACGACTTCCGGGTGGAGTACCCGACGGGCTCGGGCGCGATGCTGACGCTCAGCGCCATCGCGGACGCCCTGGAGGATCGCCTGATCGCCCTGTTCGCCAAGGACGAAACAGGCCGCCGGCCGGCCTTCGGCACCCGTCCGCCGATCGCCCCGGCACCGGGCGCCGAGGAGCCGCTGCTGTTCCACGAGTTCTTCGACGGCGATACCGGCCGGGGGCTCGGCGCCGCGCACCAGACCGGGTGGACGGCCCTGATCATCAACCTGCTGCGCGACCGGGCGCGCGCCCGGTAG